One segment of Panicum virgatum strain AP13 chromosome 1K, P.virgatum_v5, whole genome shotgun sequence DNA contains the following:
- the LOC120706875 gene encoding protein GIGAS CELL1-like has protein sequence MPEVRSATRPALADISGGGYFIRRVASPGAVLVKGAVKPLARQARTPSSNKENVPPVGWTAPKRRSLLPDWYPRTPLRDITSIVKALERRSRLQDAAARQLIHWTEDSSVDPITPVQAESTPTTEETQAVGKLKTSSPSNCSLQATPSKPNDPALSDLMEKKLSSSIEQIEKMVRRNLKKTPKAAQPSKRVVQRRILMSMR, from the exons ATGCCTGAAGTGAGGAGTGCTACCAGGCCGGCCCTCGCCGACATCTCTGGTGGTGGGTACTTTATCAGGAGGGTGGCATCGCCAGGAGCTGTGCTGGTGAAGGGTGCTGTCAAGCCGCTGGCTCGGCAGGCCCGTACACCGTCCAGCAACAAGGAGAATGTGCCACCAGTGGGGTGGACTGCACCAAAGAGGAGGAGCCTCTTACCTGACTGGTACCCAAGGACCCCACTCCGTGACATCACATCAATAGTCAAG GCTCTTGAGAGGAGAAGTCGCCTACAGGATGCTGCGGCTCGACAGCTGATCCATTGGACAGAAGATTCTTCTGTGGATCCAATAACTCCAGTACAAGCAGAAAGCACGCCAACAACTGAGGAAACTCAAGCTGTTGGCAAGCTGAAGACATCTTCTCCATCTAACTGCTCCTTGCAGGCCACTCCATCCAAACCAAATGATCCAGCTCTCTCTGATCTCATGGAGAAGAAACTGTCCAGCTCGATAGAGcagatcgagaagatggtgagGCGAAACCTGAAGAAAACTCCGAAGGCCGCTCAGCCTTCCAAGAGGGTCGTCCAAAGGCGCATCCTGATGTCCATGCGATAA